In Spinacia oleracea cultivar Varoflay chromosome 5, BTI_SOV_V1, whole genome shotgun sequence, a single window of DNA contains:
- the LOC110797294 gene encoding putative lipid-transfer protein DIR1 — protein MAMRKVAVFLIMMVTICVTCNADCKLNVSDLMTCKAAVSLSNPTSPSAACCAIIKGLNADDIQCLCTYKTNQGGMLRAFGVDPNRCTELPASCGLSPVKC, from the coding sequence ATGGCAATGAGAAAGGTTGCAGTATTTCTTATAATGATGGTTACAATTTGTGTTACTTGCAATGCTGACTGCAAGTTAAATGTGTCTGACCTGATGACCTGCAAGGCCGCGGTGTCTCTCAGCAATCCAACCAGCCCATCTGCAGCGTGCTGCGCCATTATCAAGGGTCTTAATGCTGATGATATTCAGTGTTTATGTACTTATAAGACTAACCAGGGTGGTATGTTGCGCGCTTTTGGGGTTGATCCTAACCGTTGCACTGAACTTCCTGCTAGCTGTGGTCTTTCTCCAGTCAAGTGTTGA
- the LOC110797295 gene encoding putative lipid-transfer protein DIR1 encodes MAMRKVAVFLVMMVAVWGAASGCKVHLMDLMSCRSAASVSEPTSPSAACCTKIKSLSDDDIKCLCKYKYSKSGMLTLLRVDADRAIQLPAICGLTPVKC; translated from the coding sequence ATGGCAATGAGAAAGGTTGCAGTATTTCTTGTAATGATGGTTGCAGTTTGGGGTGCTGCTTCTGGCTGCAAAGTACATTTGATGGACCTGATGTCCTGCAGGTCCGCGGCGTCTGTCAGTGAACCGACTAGCCCATCTGCAGCGTGTTGCACCAAGATTAAGAGTCTAAGTGATGATGATATTAAATGTTTGTGTAAATACAAGTATAGCAAGAGTGGTATGTTGACCCTTTTGAGGGTTGATGCTGATCGCGCCATCCAACTTCCTGCTATCTGTGGCCTTACTCCTGTCAAATGCTAA
- the LOC110797311 gene encoding uncharacterized protein, with protein MFSLARRLQPQNPCPCLLQLQHRFAGTDAGQYRGRRRPRFTAPPSKKIEEKSEWWVIDGEMHEIGENVPLRERFVIPRNNLPNRRRKQLREQFMRRTRLVVKDSEQESFCKKYMQLYNELRENWERLYWDEGYSKKLAADHANYDSPEDDDEDFSPYRRGGSHPGQLQEQGSAGNRQIETWQKVNQIRDKFEYDRETRMRDKAFAPMNTRNSADSERPAFRNQPFDADRYFSGEEDD; from the exons ATGTTTTCACTAGCAAGGCGACTCCAACCCCAAAACCCATGCCCATGTCTCCTGCAACTTCAACACCGATTCGCCGGCACCGACGCTGGCCAATATCGGGGCCGCCGTCGCCCAAGATTTACGGCGCCTCCGTCGAAAAAAATCGAGGAAAAGTCGGAGTGGTGGGTTATCGACGGAGAAATGCACGAGATCGGAGAAAACGTCCCTTTGAGAGAACGCTTCGTGATTCCCAGAAATAACCTCCCCAATCGCCGTCGCAAACAGCTTCGCGAACAGTTCATGCGCCGTACTCGTCTTGTTGTTAAAGACTCT GAGCAAGAATCATTCTGCAAGAAATATATGCAACTATACAATGAGCTCAGGGAGAACTGGGAACGGCTATATTGGGATGAAGGATACTCTAAAAAGCTTGCTGCTGATCATGCAAACTATGACTCTCCggaagatgatgatgaagacTTTTCACCGTACAG GAGAGGCGGATCGCATCCAGGGCAACTGCAG GAACAAGGTTCGGCAGGGAACAGACAAATTGAAACTTGGCAAAAAGTCAACCAAATTCGGGATAAATTTGAATATGACAGAGAGACGAGGATGAGAGACAAAG CTTTTGCACCGATGAACACAAGAAACTCTGCTGATAGCGAAAGACCAGCCTTCAGGAATCAACCCTTTGATGCAGATAGATATTTTTCAGGGGAGGAGGATGATTAA